GCGCCGGACGTATGGCTGTCCGACGGCGTCTACGTCATGAAATACGCCCAGCGGGGCGCCGCTAAGGATCTGACGGATTGGATCGCAAGAGACCTGAAAGCCGACGAGTACTACGGCCTCGATTTTAATAAGGACGCGGACGGGCGCTATTGGGGCGTGCCGCAGGGCATTCAGGTCGGCGTGCTGTTTTACAACAAGGAGCTGTTTGATAAAGCAGGCGTAATGTATCCTTCGGATGAATGGACCTGGGACGACCTGAAATCGTCGGCAGCCAAGCTGACGGTGGATGCCGGTGGAAAAACCGCCGAGGACAGCGGGTTTGACGCTGCAAGCGTGAATCAGTTCGGGCTGACGTTCTTCAGCATTACCGAAGGCTGGTTCTCCGTGATGAAATCCTACGGCGGCGGTGTCCTTGACGAGAAAGCGGAGAACTCCATCATCAATTCGCCGGAGAACAAGCAGGCGTTCGAATGGATGGTCGACGGCATGCAGCGCGGCATCATTACGGATCCGGTCGACCTGAAGAGCTTCCAGAGCAATACCGCCGTGTTCCCAAGCGGATCTGCAGCCATGCGGATCGGCATCTATGCCCGGGTGCAGGCAGCGAATGAAGCCGGCCTGAATTACGATGTGACGCTGCTGCCGAAGGGACCTGATGGCAAGCGAGTGTCCCCGGTCATCGCCAACTCATGGGTGATTAATCAGAAGTCGAGCGACGAGAAAGCCGAGGCTGCCTGGGAGTGGATTAAATACTGGGCTACGGAAGACGATGTGCAGAAGCAGTGGACTGAACTGGGTGAAGCCGTGCCCGTCAAAAAATCCGTAGCGGAATCCGAAGTGTTCCTCAAGGCGGGAGAGCAGCCGGCTAACCGCCAGGCCTTCCTGGATAGCCTGGAGTTCGCACAGACACTCGACAATAACGCGGTCTGGGAAGAATGGGTAGGCAAATTCAACGAACATGCGGAGCGTGCCTTCCTTGGGGATGCAACTATCGATCAAGCGCTCAGCGAAGCGGATGCTGCCGTTCAATCAATTCTCGATGATTTTTATAAAAAATAAAACAAGGGTGGAAGAAAGGCGGGAGTGAAATGGGCAATACATTAAACGACAATGCAGCACTCAAAGCCGATCCGATGCCGCACGGAAAGCCCGCCCGAAAACGGAAATGGGATCATGAGGGGAGATGGGGGCTGCTCATGGCCTCCCCCTATTTTCTCCACTTTATCATCTTTGTGGCAGGTCCTCTCGCCGCATCCCTGTACTTCAGCTTTTCCGATTACGATATGCTGAATCCGCCCGAGTGGAGCGGACTGGATAATTTCCGGCGCATGGCCGAGGATTCGATGTTCTGGCGTTCTCTGTGGAACACCTTGTATTTTGCGGTTCTGTTCGTACCGCTCCAGACTTTTCTCGCTTTAGTACTGGCTGTCGCGCTAAACCAGCGTTTGAAAGGGCTTAAATGGTTTCGAATGGCCCATTTTATTCCGGTGATCTCCTCATGGACCGTCATCCTGTACGTCGCCGACGCCATATTCAACCCTCGCTTCGGTCTGGCGAACACGCTGCTTGCCAAGCTGGGGCTGGAAGGGCAAGGCTGGCTGCAGGATCCGAAGTTGGCCATTCCGCTGCTTGTCTTCATCGCGGTCTGGAAAGGGATCGGCTATATTATGGTCATTTATCTGGCGGGTCTGCAGAGCGTTCCCGGGGATCTGTATGAAGCCGCGGAGATCGACGGCGCAGGAGCTCTGCGAAAATTCCGCTACATTACGGTTCCGTTGATCTCGCCGACCACGTTCCTGGTGGTCATTATGAGCACGATTTCAACCTTCCAGGCATTTGAACAGATTTATGTACTAACCGGCAGAGGCGACATCAGCTCGGCGGGAGGCCCGAATAACTCCAGTCTGGTCATGATGCTGTATTTATATCGTGAAGGGTTCACGTTTATGAGGATGGGGTATGCTTCCGCCATTGCCTGGGTGCTGTTCATGATCCTCTTCCTGTTGACGCTGATACAGCTCAGGGGTCAGAAGAAGTGGGTGCACTATGACTGATCAAGCAGTCAAGATGGAACTGCAGATGTGGAACCGCATCGGAGGAAGGAGGAACCTCACATGAGAAGAAAGCTGCTGGGAAAAAGCATCGGTTACGTGCTGATCGGGATCAGCTCGCTCATCATGATCGTGCCGTTTCTGTCGGCGCTCATGAATTCATTGAAAACCTACAAGGAATATACAACCGTTCCGCCCCGCTGGATTCCCGAGGTATTCCAGTGGTCTAACTACGCGCAGGTGTTTCAGCTTGGGAATATTGGCGGCTACACGTTAAACAGCATCTTCGTAGCCGTATTGTCCGTCGTCGGCGCACTGATCTCCTGCTCGATGGTCGGTTATGCGTTCGCAAGGCTGCGCTTTCCGCTGAAAAGCGCGCTGTTCGTAATGGTGCTGGGAACGATGATGATTCCGGCGGTGGTCATCATCATCCCGCATTTCATCATTTTTAATAAGCTGAACATGCTGGATACGCTTACGCCGCTGTGGATTATCGAATGGCTGGCTCAACCATTTGGGATTTTTCTCATGCGGCAGGCTTTTATGAATATACCTAAGGAGTACGAGGAGGCGGCCAAGATGGAGGGCTGCAATCCGTTCCAGATTTATCTGCGGATCTTTATTCCGATGGCCAGGCCTACGCTGGCGACGCTGGCGATCTTTACATTCATGGGCAAGTGGAACGAGATTTTGACGCCTGTCATTTATTTGACCTCGAATGAGAAGTATACGCTGCCCATCGGCATTCTCTCCTTATCAGGCCAATGGACCGGCAATGAACAGCTTATGATCGCAGCCGCACTGGTCAGTCTCGTTCCAATTCTGCTGGTATTCCTGTTTGCCGAGAAATATTTTGTGCAGAACCACAATATGGCCGGGATTAAATAATGGAGTGTTATCATCGGCCCGGGAAGGGGCCATGTCTGTGAAGGAAAGGATGAAAGACAAGATGAAAATAGCGGCATTCAGCGGATCGTTAATCGATTACAGCATCCATGAAGCGATGTCGATCACGGCCGGGCTTGGTTTCGACGGAATCGAAATTGCCTGCCGCGAACCGCACTTAAGTCCGGAAGCTTCGCTGCCGCGAGTTCGCGAAATGAAGGCTGTTGCGGAAGTTCATGGCTTGGAGATTCCGGCATTGGCAGGTTATATGGGATATTTCTCGACAAGCGGAGATGCGGAATGCGCTGAGGCTTATGATCAGTTTATGGGCCTGCTTGAACGCGCGGTGATGTTGGAGGCAGGCATGATCCGGATCTTTCAGGGTGGGCCGAATGCCTTCCTGGCGGAGGATTATCATTATGCCAAGGCGGCTTTCTGGATTCGGAAATGCGCGAAGGAAGCCCGGGCTGCGGGAAAACGGATCGTCCTGGAGATCCACAACCAGAGCCTGGTGGAGACAACGGACAGCGCACTGCGGTTGCTGGATTTGATCGGCGATGATCAGGTTGGCCTGATTCATGATGCAGGGAATATGTACATCACGGACACGGAATTTGGGGAAGCGTCGGTCCGGCAGCTCGGAAGCCGGTTGTTTCATGTGCACATTAAGGATGAACGGCGGATCGGGCAAGTGGGCGCGCCGGGAACGTTCAAGAATTTGACCCGACACGGGGAAGAGTTCTTCCTGCAGTGCCGTCTTGGTGAGGGAGAAGTGGATCACGGCGGGCTGCTCAGGGGACTTCGGGAACAGCGGTACGCAGGTTGGCTTACGCTGGAATGCGCAGCACCCTATCCGCCGAAGGAACGGCTCGCTTATGATCTGTCGGTCATCAAGGAATGGCTGCAGGCTGTGGAGGTGTCGACAAGATGACGGGGAAAGCGCGGAAATTTGGAATCATTGGCTGTCAGCATGCCCACATCGGCATGTTTATCGAGGAGATGCTGGCCCTGGGCTACGAATGTGCAGGCGTATACGAACCGGATAATAAGCCGTTAGCCCGTACTCTTGCCCACCGGTACGGCCTGGAACTGACGGGGGATCGGGAATCGCTGCTGAGCGATAAAGGAGTGAGTGTTATCGGCTGCGCGGCCATTAACTATCAGAAGATGGATGTCATTGAGCTGTGCGAGCTCCATGGCAAACCAATCATGATCGACAAGCCCGCCGTGACGGATCGGGCGGGGCTGACCCGGCTGCGCGGCGTTCTGGAGCGGGGAAGGATCGAGGTAGGCATGATGCTCACCGAGCGCTTTCGTCCTTCCCTGCATACCGTTCAGCGGATGATCCGGGCGGGTGAATTGGGGGACATTGTCCATATCTCGATGCGTAAACCGCATCGGCTGAATCCGGAAGCTCGACCTGCCTGGCACTTTGACAAGTCACAATCCGGGGGCATCATCAACGATCTCTTCGTGCACGATTTTGACCTGTTACGGTGGCTGACGGGCCGGGAAGTGGAGACGACATCCGGTTATCTGGCGAAGAATATACTGCCTGAACATCCGACCTTCTATGATACGGCCGGCGTGCAGGTATTCATGGCTGGCGGCATAACGGCGCAGCTTTACGCGGATTGGCATACACCGGCAGGCTGCTGGACATGGGGAGACGGACGGATATTCATTACGGGGACAAGAGGCATTGTGGAAATTCGGCTGGAAGGAGACCCGTTGCTCTCGAGTGATGAGGCTGTGCTTGTTATCACCGATCAGGAGCTGCGCTCCTTGCCGTTGGCGCAGCCGCCGTTCTCCCTCTCGCAGGATTTTCTGAACCGGGTGGAGGGAGAAGCGGGCTTCATCACGCATGACGATATTTACAAAGCCTCGGAGGCGACGGTAACGGCCGATGAGGAAGCACGGATCCTGATTCGGGAAAAGGGAAAAGCATGCGGTTTCGCTGCAAACTGAACGTAACGAGGAGGCGTAGGATACATGACGGAGGAAACATTGCCGGTTCGATTCGGAATTATCGGCTGCGGAATTATTGCCGACATTCATGCACAGGGCATTTTGAACACGGAGGAAGCCGTGCTTGCCGCCGTATTTGATACGAAACGGGAATCTGCGGTCAAGCTGACTGCAAAGTACGGAGGAGATATCTGCGATACATTGGAAGAACTGCTGGCACGCGAGGATGTGGAGGTTGTCTGCATCTGCACGCCAAGCGGCATGCACGCAGAGCAGACGGCGATGGTCGCCCGGGCGGGCAAACATGTGCTGGCGGAGAAGCCGATGGCGATCAAGCTTGACGATGTCGAGCGCATGATCGAGGTATGTGCGGAGAATGGTGTGCTGCTGGCAACCGTCTTTCCGAGGCGCATGTCCCCGCAGGCCCGATACGCCCGGCAGGTCATTCAAGAAGGACGGCTTGGGAAGCTTAGCTTATGCTCGGCGTATGTCATGCTGTTCCGCGATCAAGCCTATTATGACAGCGCAGGCTGGCGCGGGACCTGGGCGATGGATGGCGGCGGGGCCATGATGAATCAGGGAATTCACACGGTGGATATGCTGCAATGGCTCGTTGGGCCTGTTGCGTCCTTGTCCGCGAAAGCCAAAGCCGTGCTGCGCAATATCGAAGTCGAAGATACCGTTATCGCTGCGCTTGAATTTGAAAGCGGCGCGCTGGGCGTGCTGGAGATCACGACGACGGCCTGCGACGGGAAAGGGCAGCGGCTGGTCATCCATGGCGAGAAGGGCGCGCTTGTCATTGAGGAGGATACGATTGTATCCCTTGAAATTGATGGCCAGCAGATTCAGCTGCCTGAGTTCGAGCCCTTTAAAGTTATACCTGACGGACACCGGCTGCAAATTCGAGATATGGCGCTTGCCGTTCGCGAAGGCCGCGAGCCTGTAGTCACCGGGAAGGACGGCCGACATTCATTGGAGATTATTCTTGGCACATACGAAGCTTCCCGGCAGCACAAGGAAATCAAACTGCAGACCGAAACACCGGTATTGTAGGGGATGGAGGTGACTTTATGATGTCTCAGCGCAGCATAAAGCCTGTTCTTGAAGACGTTCAAGATCAACTGAAGGTCCGCGTTTATGACCAGCGCGAAGCGATGGGGAAAGCGGCGGCCGCCGATATCGGCGCGGCCATGCAGCGCCTTCTGGCAGAGAAAGAACACATTCGCATCGTCTTTGCGGCTGCCCCATCCCAGAATGAATGCCTGGCGGCGCTGGTTCAATCGGAAGGATTGGACTGGAGTAGGGTCACGGCTTTTCATATGGATGAATACATCGGCCTTCCTCCGTCGGCACCGCAGCGGTTCGGGAACTTTTTGTCTCGGCAGCTGTTTGATCTGGTATCTCCAGGAGAGGTGCATTTGATCGACGGCATGAATGATCCTGAGGCGGAGTGCGACAGATACAGCGGATTGATTACTGCTGCGCCGATCGATATGGTGGTCCTGGGTATTGGCGAGAACGGGCATATCGCCTTCAACGATCCGCCCGTTGCCGATTTTGCGGATCCGTTATGGGTAAAGCGGGTGAAGCTGGACGAGGATTGCCGCCGACAGCAGGTGAATGACGGCTGTTTCGCAAGCTTGGAGGAGGTTCCGGAATACGCCCTTACGCTCACCATTCCGGCGTTAATGTCAGGTGCCCATCTGTTCTGCGTCGTTCCGGGTGCAAGCAAGCGGGCAGCGGTACAAAGGACGCTGCACGGCGATATACACGAGGCCTGTCCTGCCAGCATTCTTCGAAGGCATGCGGATTGCAAGCTGTACGTGGACCGGGAGTCGTATGGGGAAATCCGGAATGGATAGCCATGCCCTTGTTCGTGTGGGCCGTCATTACGCAACAGGTAAGCGGATAAAGCTAACATGGACTCCTGACGGCCGGATCGAGCAGATGCTTCCGCACGATGGTGACGAGGACGCCTGGATCGCTCCCGGACTTGTTGATCTTCAGATTAACGGCGGGTACGGCCATGATTTCAACTCCTTGCCGCTCACAACGGAGACGGTTATCCAGGCAACCCGGCGTTTATGGGAAAAGGGTATAACGCTTTACTACCCAACCGTCATTACCAATGGCGATGAAGAGATCGAACATTTGCTGCGGGTTATCGACGCCGCTTGCCTGGAGGATGAAGCAGTCGGTTCAACCATTGGCGGGATTCATTTGGAGGGCCCCTTCCTTTCTCCGGAAGAAGGGCCCAGGGGAGCCCATGATTCCCGGTACATCAAAGCGCCTGATTGGGCGTTGTTTTCAAGATGGCAGGCGGCATCGGGAAATCGGATTCGGATCGTGACGCTATCGCCAGAGTGGCCGGAAGCTGCGAGTTTTATCCGGTCGTGCATAGAGGCGGGAATCACGGTATCGATCGGGCATACCGCCGCGACGCCTGCGCAAATTCGAGTAGCCGTGGAAGCAGGAGCGACGATGTCCACTCATCTTGGAAATGGCGCGCATCTGACGCTGCCGCGCCATCCGAATTATATATGGGAGCAGCTTGCGCAAGATCAGCTGTGGGCCGGGATCATCGCGGATGGGTACCATCTGCCGGACTCGGTCATCAAAGTGATGCTCCGCGCCAAGTCCTCCAAAGCGCTGCTAGTCAGCGATGCCGTCTATTTAAGCGGTATGCCGCCAGGCGAATACGAGACCCATATCGGCGGCAATGTCGTATTAACACCCGAAGGCCGATTGCATCTCGCCCGCAAGCCCGAGCTGTTGGCCGGTTCGGCCATGATGCTTGCCGATGCGGTATGGCGGCTGGCTCAGTCAGGGCTGTGCACGTTTCCTGAAGCTTGGGACATGGCTTCAACGCTGCCAGCGCAGGCCATGGGGAAAGCAGACCATTATGGATTAAAGAGAGGGGCGCAGGCCGACTTCGTGGTGTTGGAGAAGGAAGAGGGAAGTCTTCGCATTGTGGAGACGTTCAAGGGAGGCCATTCGGTTTACCAAAGGGAATGTTAGATGTTAAAATATAGAAAACGAAACCGAAAAACCCAGATTGCGATCTGGGTTTTTCCTTATCACGGAACAAGGCGTAGAGATGACATGACATTGAAATGGAGAGTTCCCATTATGCGTAAAATCTCAGCATGGACGTTTATTCTGCCTATCCTCTTATTCACAATTGAGATTTTATTTGTCCGCGACGGGCACTGGTTTCACTATTACGGACTTCTGTCCACTGTCTTTCTTCCACCATTCGGGATTGCGCTATCCATACGTTCCTATGGAATAACAGACTCGAACAAGGACCTGCTATTTATAGCCTGCAATGTGCTTGCGTTATTCTCTTATTTTATCTACACTTTTTTAGGATATCTAATGCTGGGTCCATAGGAGGGCATGTTGGTGTACCAACATAGAGGCAGCTACGGGTAAGTTATTGATCATCGAATATCTATTGGTTGGCGGGGGCTATAGCCTTTATCAGTGGAGGGAATGGGAATTATCTCGGGAACAATATGAATCCGATCGGTTCGCATAAGATGAGGCACTAACCATCAATATTTAGTTTGGCACCTCCGAGTGGGCGGATGGTGCTTTTTTTAGATTCGCTTTTACAACTCTATTACAAAACAATAATAATATGATTGTAGAAGTAGGGGGAGGGGGGAATAATTGTGGCAGCGATTTTAATAGTTGAGGATGAAGTATCAATCAATGAATTGATTAAACGAAATTTGCAGCTTGTGGGGCATCAGTGCACTTCGGTTTTGGATGGTGAAGCTGCGATTTCTGAAATACAATGCCATAACTATGATCTGATCATTTTGGATGTGATGCTGCCTGAATTTGACGGGTTTGAAGTGTTTAAAGAAGTACATGGCACTCCCACCATTTTCTTAACGGCACGTAACAGCTTATCGGATCGAATAACAGGCTTTTCCATGGGGGCTGACGATTATTTGACCAAGCCCTTTGAAATGCTGGAGCTATTGGCTCGTGTCGAAGCGGTGCTGCGGCGAACCCAAAAAAATAAAAAATGCTTTGAAGCGGGAGAGGTGAGGATTGATTTTGATGGCCGTCAGGTATTTTATAAGGGAGAGCTTGTGGAATGCACACCGAAAGAATATGAGTTGCTGGAAGTGCTTGTAAACAACCGCAATATTGCATTGTCCAGGGAGCGGCTTCTGGAGCTCGTGTGGGGCCATGATTATGAAGGCGAAACCCGGACGATTGATGTTCATATCCAAAGACTGAGGAAAAAATTAGGTTGGGAGAACGTGATCAAAACCGTCTATAAGCTGGGTTACCGCTTGGAGGTAAGCCGATGAAATATAGAACCTTTTTAACGACGCTTGTGCTTTTTCTGTTCTCCTTCAATCTCGGGATATTTATCATTTCTGTCGCTTCATTCAAAGATACGGTTCATCGAGCAGAAGAAAGAAGTTTGGGCGAACATTATTTTATTACGTCTGCGCTTATAAAGGATTTTCGTGCAGTGGAGAGCCGCGGAGTTCATATTGAGGGCTCATTGGCTTCTCTGCTCCAACCCTACAGTTATCTGTCCGGGGATCAGAAGGTTAAGCTGGCGCTTTACAAGGGCGAACAGCTTGCCTACTCCAATCGGCTGGAAATGGTATTGCCGAGCCGTTTTTTGGAGCCGCCGAAGGACGGAAATCGTTTGGTTGCGATGCAAAAAACAGGTGGCCATTCCTATGTCATTGTTTCGGGGAAGCTTCCTGCGCCATATGATTCCTATACCATGGTCTATCTTTATGATGCGACAGATGCCATCACCGCATGGAAACATATGAAAAACGTGCTGTTTTTCGCAGGATTTATTCTTTCCTGTCTGCTTGCGCTTGGTCTTATGTTATTACTTAATCGAATATTCAAGCCACTGTCGCAGATTTCCCAAACCTCCCGTAATATCGCAGCGGGTGCATATGAAACCAGGCTTCCGGTATCCGGGCGTGATGAGCTGTCCGAAATGGCACAAAGCTTCAATCATATGGCGTATGAAATCCAGCGTCAAATGACGGAGCTTATCGACGCCGCGGACAAAAAGCAGCAGTTTATTGATAATTTTGCCCATGAACTCCGTACACCCTTGACCGCAATCTATGGATACGCCGAATATATGCAAAAGGCTGCCCTGACTGAGGACGAGAGGCTGTCCGCGATCAGCTATATCATGTCGGAAAGCCGGCGTATGCAGACGATGTCCTATCAATTACTCGAATTGGCGAATCTTAAAAACGATGAGATTGGCTGGGAAGCACAGAATGTAACCGGTCTCTTTCGATCTGTCCAACAGACACTGCATAGTAAAATTACGGAAAAAGATATACAAATCGAGTTTATTTGTGAAATAGATGCTGTGTGGGGAGACGCCTGCTTGCTGCAAAGTCTGTTTGTCAATCTGATTGACAATGCGATAAAGGCATGCAGCACGGGCGGACATATCGTAGTGCGTGCCGCCATAGAGGCCGGAAAGAAGACGGTTTATATCCAGGATAACGGAAAAGGGATGAGCGCTGAAATACTCCGGCATATTACAGAACCTTTTTATCGCGGAGAGAAATCACGAAACCGCAGGGACGGCGGCGCCGGATTAGGCTTGGCCATCTGTCAACAGATCGTCTTGCGTCACCGCGCGGAGCTTGCGTTTACGAGCCATCCCGGGGAAGGAACGACAGTCAAAGTAATTTTTACAACTTCATAATGACTTGGTGATGGTTCTATAATTTGGCTATTCTATACTGCTTATTGTGATCACAAACCAAAACGATGGAGGAGTGAATTCAGATGAAAACAAACAGATCGGAAAGAAAAAAATTTAAAAAAACCATATTAGCGGCTACAGCGGTTATTGGGGCCAGCACACTATTGTTCCAGGGATTCACACAGGCAGCGACGGCGACGGAATTCAAAAAAACAAATACGATCCCTACAAGTTATTCGAATTATGCAGCCGGATCATCCCAAGCGGTGCCAAACAGCTTGCCGAAAGGCTACCAAAAAGCGAATTACAAGATAGGAGCCATTGATCTTGAATATTACCGCAACCAGAAGCCGACCAGCAAGGACATGCCAAAAGAAGAGGCGGCGGAAATTGGCGCACGGGCCTTGTGGGAAGTATTCGGTCTGAACCTGGAGGGTCAGGTGATTGAAATGGGCTACGAGCAGCCAGCCGAAAGTCTCCCCCGTTCGAGATGGTACGCTGATGTGCTCGTGAACGGTAAGCGTAGTTATTCTTTCTCTGTGGATTCGGTAACAGGAGAATTATTTGACATTGTCCACGGTAGAACGCTAGATA
Above is a window of Paenibacillus sp. FSL K6-1330 DNA encoding:
- a CDS encoding Gfo/Idh/MocA family oxidoreductase, whose protein sequence is MTGKARKFGIIGCQHAHIGMFIEEMLALGYECAGVYEPDNKPLARTLAHRYGLELTGDRESLLSDKGVSVIGCAAINYQKMDVIELCELHGKPIMIDKPAVTDRAGLTRLRGVLERGRIEVGMMLTERFRPSLHTVQRMIRAGELGDIVHISMRKPHRLNPEARPAWHFDKSQSGGIINDLFVHDFDLLRWLTGREVETTSGYLAKNILPEHPTFYDTAGVQVFMAGGITAQLYADWHTPAGCWTWGDGRIFITGTRGIVEIRLEGDPLLSSDEAVLVITDQELRSLPLAQPPFSLSQDFLNRVEGEAGFITHDDIYKASEATVTADEEARILIREKGKACGFAAN
- a CDS encoding HAMP domain-containing sensor histidine kinase: MKYRTFLTTLVLFLFSFNLGIFIISVASFKDTVHRAEERSLGEHYFITSALIKDFRAVESRGVHIEGSLASLLQPYSYLSGDQKVKLALYKGEQLAYSNRLEMVLPSRFLEPPKDGNRLVAMQKTGGHSYVIVSGKLPAPYDSYTMVYLYDATDAITAWKHMKNVLFFAGFILSCLLALGLMLLLNRIFKPLSQISQTSRNIAAGAYETRLPVSGRDELSEMAQSFNHMAYEIQRQMTELIDAADKKQQFIDNFAHELRTPLTAIYGYAEYMQKAALTEDERLSAISYIMSESRRMQTMSYQLLELANLKNDEIGWEAQNVTGLFRSVQQTLHSKITEKDIQIEFICEIDAVWGDACLLQSLFVNLIDNAIKACSTGGHIVVRAAIEAGKKTVYIQDNGKGMSAEILRHITEPFYRGEKSRNRRDGGAGLGLAICQQIVLRHRAELAFTSHPGEGTTVKVIFTTS
- a CDS encoding sugar phosphate isomerase/epimerase; amino-acid sequence: MKIAAFSGSLIDYSIHEAMSITAGLGFDGIEIACREPHLSPEASLPRVREMKAVAEVHGLEIPALAGYMGYFSTSGDAECAEAYDQFMGLLERAVMLEAGMIRIFQGGPNAFLAEDYHYAKAAFWIRKCAKEARAAGKRIVLEIHNQSLVETTDSALRLLDLIGDDQVGLIHDAGNMYITDTEFGEASVRQLGSRLFHVHIKDERRIGQVGAPGTFKNLTRHGEEFFLQCRLGEGEVDHGGLLRGLREQRYAGWLTLECAAPYPPKERLAYDLSVIKEWLQAVEVSTR
- a CDS encoding glucosamine-6-phosphate deaminase, encoding MMSQRSIKPVLEDVQDQLKVRVYDQREAMGKAAAADIGAAMQRLLAEKEHIRIVFAAAPSQNECLAALVQSEGLDWSRVTAFHMDEYIGLPPSAPQRFGNFLSRQLFDLVSPGEVHLIDGMNDPEAECDRYSGLITAAPIDMVVLGIGENGHIAFNDPPVADFADPLWVKRVKLDEDCRRQQVNDGCFASLEEVPEYALTLTIPALMSGAHLFCVVPGASKRAAVQRTLHGDIHEACPASILRRHADCKLYVDRESYGEIRNG
- a CDS encoding sugar ABC transporter permease; translation: MGNTLNDNAALKADPMPHGKPARKRKWDHEGRWGLLMASPYFLHFIIFVAGPLAASLYFSFSDYDMLNPPEWSGLDNFRRMAEDSMFWRSLWNTLYFAVLFVPLQTFLALVLAVALNQRLKGLKWFRMAHFIPVISSWTVILYVADAIFNPRFGLANTLLAKLGLEGQGWLQDPKLAIPLLVFIAVWKGIGYIMVIYLAGLQSVPGDLYEAAEIDGAGALRKFRYITVPLISPTTFLVVIMSTISTFQAFEQIYVLTGRGDISSAGGPNNSSLVMMLYLYREGFTFMRMGYASAIAWVLFMILFLLTLIQLRGQKKWVHYD
- a CDS encoding sugar ABC transporter substrate-binding protein, giving the protein MKKRKGLYSWLTALLLITVIVSGCSNADEGKGGTATPGTGGDEGKKVEILLGYYSSDSSDTKMKELIEQFEKQHPNIKVKTQSAPYGQFYQKLDTQIAAGQAPDVWLSDGVYVMKYAQRGAAKDLTDWIARDLKADEYYGLDFNKDADGRYWGVPQGIQVGVLFYNKELFDKAGVMYPSDEWTWDDLKSSAAKLTVDAGGKTAEDSGFDAASVNQFGLTFFSITEGWFSVMKSYGGGVLDEKAENSIINSPENKQAFEWMVDGMQRGIITDPVDLKSFQSNTAVFPSGSAAMRIGIYARVQAANEAGLNYDVTLLPKGPDGKRVSPVIANSWVINQKSSDEKAEAAWEWIKYWATEDDVQKQWTELGEAVPVKKSVAESEVFLKAGEQPANRQAFLDSLEFAQTLDNNAVWEEWVGKFNEHAERAFLGDATIDQALSEADAAVQSILDDFYKK
- a CDS encoding Gfo/Idh/MocA family oxidoreductase, which translates into the protein MTEETLPVRFGIIGCGIIADIHAQGILNTEEAVLAAVFDTKRESAVKLTAKYGGDICDTLEELLAREDVEVVCICTPSGMHAEQTAMVARAGKHVLAEKPMAIKLDDVERMIEVCAENGVLLATVFPRRMSPQARYARQVIQEGRLGKLSLCSAYVMLFRDQAYYDSAGWRGTWAMDGGGAMMNQGIHTVDMLQWLVGPVASLSAKAKAVLRNIEVEDTVIAALEFESGALGVLEITTTACDGKGQRLVIHGEKGALVIEEDTIVSLEIDGQQIQLPEFEPFKVIPDGHRLQIRDMALAVREGREPVVTGKDGRHSLEIILGTYEASRQHKEIKLQTETPVL
- a CDS encoding response regulator transcription factor; this translates as MAAILIVEDEVSINELIKRNLQLVGHQCTSVLDGEAAISEIQCHNYDLIILDVMLPEFDGFEVFKEVHGTPTIFLTARNSLSDRITGFSMGADDYLTKPFEMLELLARVEAVLRRTQKNKKCFEAGEVRIDFDGRQVFYKGELVECTPKEYELLEVLVNNRNIALSRERLLELVWGHDYEGETRTIDVHIQRLRKKLGWENVIKTVYKLGYRLEVSR
- a CDS encoding carbohydrate ABC transporter permease, whose translation is MRRKLLGKSIGYVLIGISSLIMIVPFLSALMNSLKTYKEYTTVPPRWIPEVFQWSNYAQVFQLGNIGGYTLNSIFVAVLSVVGALISCSMVGYAFARLRFPLKSALFVMVLGTMMIPAVVIIIPHFIIFNKLNMLDTLTPLWIIEWLAQPFGIFLMRQAFMNIPKEYEEAAKMEGCNPFQIYLRIFIPMARPTLATLAIFTFMGKWNEILTPVIYLTSNEKYTLPIGILSLSGQWTGNEQLMIAAALVSLVPILLVFLFAEKYFVQNHNMAGIK
- a CDS encoding amidohydrolase family protein — protein: MDSHALVRVGRHYATGKRIKLTWTPDGRIEQMLPHDGDEDAWIAPGLVDLQINGGYGHDFNSLPLTTETVIQATRRLWEKGITLYYPTVITNGDEEIEHLLRVIDAACLEDEAVGSTIGGIHLEGPFLSPEEGPRGAHDSRYIKAPDWALFSRWQAASGNRIRIVTLSPEWPEAASFIRSCIEAGITVSIGHTAATPAQIRVAVEAGATMSTHLGNGAHLTLPRHPNYIWEQLAQDQLWAGIIADGYHLPDSVIKVMLRAKSSKALLVSDAVYLSGMPPGEYETHIGGNVVLTPEGRLHLARKPELLAGSAMMLADAVWRLAQSGLCTFPEAWDMASTLPAQAMGKADHYGLKRGAQADFVVLEKEEGSLRIVETFKGGHSVYQREC